A genome region from Streptomyces antimycoticus includes the following:
- a CDS encoding pyruvate carboxylase — MFRKVLVANRGEIAIRAFRAGYELGARTVAVFPHEDRNSLHRLKADEAYEIGEPGHPVRAYLSVEEIVRAARSAGADAVYPGYGFLSENPDLARACEEAGITFVGPSAQILELTGNKARAVAAARAAGVPVLGSSEPSTDVDELVRAADELGFPVFVKAVAGGGGRGMRRVENRETLRESIEAAAREAESAFGDATVFLEKAVVEPRHIEVQILADGQGDVIHLFERDCSVQRRHQKVIELAPAPNLDPELRERICEDAVKFARQIGYRNAGTVEFLLDREGRHVFIEMNPRIQVEHTVTEEITDVDLVQSQLRIAAGQTLADLGLAQDTVYVRGAALQCRITTEDPANGFRPDTGMISAYRSPGGSGIRLDGGTTHSGAEISAHFDSMLVKLTCRGRDFATAVGRARRAVAEFRIRGVSTNIPFLQAVLDDPDFRAGQVTTSFIEQRPHLLTARHSADRGTKLLTYLADVTVNKPHGERPHLINATTKLPPVPDTEPPAGSKQRLTELGPEGFARWLRESPTIGVTDTTFRDAHQSLLATRVRTRDLLAVAPVVARSVPQLLSLECWGGATYDVALRFLAEDPWERLAKLREAVPNICLQMLLRGRNTVGYTPYPTEVTTAFVREATATGIDIFRIFDALNDIGQMRPAIDAVRETGSAIAEVALCYTSDLSDPSERLYTLDYYLRLAEQIVDAGAHVLAIKDMAGLLRAPAAATLVSALRREFDLPVHIHTHDTAGGQLATYLAAIQAGADAVDGAVASMAGTTSQPSLSAIVAATDHSDRPTGLDLEAIGGLEPYWEAVRKIYAPFEAGLASPTGRVYHHEIPGGQLSNLRTQAIALGLGDRFEDIEAMYTAADRMLGHLVKVTPSSKVVGDLALHLVGAGVSPEDFEADPGRYDIPDSVIGFLRGELGNPPGGWPEPFRSKALEGRAAAKPTAAELSTEDREELEKDPRATLNRLLFPGPTKEFEAHRQAHGDTSVLDSKDFFYGLRPRHEYTVDLEPGVRLLIELEAIGDADERGMRTVMASLNGQLRPVQVRDDSAASDVPATEKADRSNPGHVAAPFAGVVTLAVAEGDQVEAGATVATIEAMKMEATIAAPKSGTVSRIAISAIQQVEGGDLLVALS; from the coding sequence ATGTTCCGCAAGGTGCTGGTCGCCAATCGTGGAGAGATCGCCATTCGCGCCTTCCGCGCCGGCTATGAGCTGGGCGCGAGAACCGTAGCCGTGTTCCCGCATGAGGACCGCAACTCGCTGCATCGGCTCAAGGCCGATGAGGCGTATGAGATCGGTGAGCCGGGCCATCCGGTGCGGGCCTATCTCTCCGTCGAGGAGATCGTCCGCGCGGCGCGCAGTGCGGGCGCGGATGCCGTGTATCCCGGATATGGCTTTCTGTCCGAGAACCCCGATCTCGCACGTGCGTGCGAGGAGGCGGGGATCACGTTCGTGGGGCCCAGCGCGCAGATCCTGGAGCTCACCGGGAACAAGGCGCGCGCGGTGGCCGCCGCCCGCGCGGCCGGGGTGCCGGTGCTCGGCTCCTCCGAGCCGTCGACCGATGTGGACGAGCTGGTCCGGGCCGCGGACGAGCTCGGCTTCCCGGTGTTCGTCAAGGCCGTCGCCGGTGGTGGCGGGCGCGGTATGCGCAGGGTCGAGAACCGGGAGACGCTGCGTGAGTCCATCGAGGCGGCGGCGCGAGAGGCCGAGTCCGCCTTCGGCGATGCCACGGTCTTCCTGGAGAAGGCGGTGGTGGAGCCCCGCCATATCGAGGTGCAGATCCTCGCCGACGGGCAGGGCGATGTCATCCATCTGTTCGAGCGCGACTGCTCGGTGCAGCGGCGCCACCAGAAGGTGATCGAACTGGCGCCGGCGCCCAACCTCGATCCGGAGCTGCGGGAGCGGATCTGCGAGGACGCGGTGAAGTTCGCCCGGCAGATCGGCTATCGCAACGCCGGCACGGTGGAGTTCCTGCTCGACCGTGAGGGCCGCCATGTGTTCATCGAGATGAATCCGCGGATCCAGGTCGAGCACACGGTGACCGAGGAGATCACCGATGTCGATCTGGTCCAGTCGCAGCTGCGGATCGCCGCCGGCCAGACGCTGGCCGACCTCGGCCTCGCCCAGGACACCGTGTATGTGCGAGGTGCGGCGCTGCAGTGCCGGATCACCACCGAGGATCCGGCGAACGGCTTCCGCCCGGACACCGGAATGATCAGCGCGTATCGCTCACCGGGCGGCTCGGGCATCCGGCTGGACGGTGGCACCACCCACTCCGGTGCGGAGATCAGCGCCCACTTCGACTCGATGCTGGTCAAGCTGACGTGCCGGGGGCGGGACTTCGCGACCGCGGTCGGCCGCGCCCGGCGTGCGGTGGCCGAGTTCCGCATCCGCGGCGTATCCACGAACATCCCCTTCCTCCAGGCGGTGCTGGACGATCCGGACTTCCGGGCCGGGCAGGTCACCACGTCGTTCATCGAGCAGCGGCCGCATCTGCTGACCGCGCGTCACTCCGCCGACCGCGGCACGAAGCTGCTCACCTATCTGGCCGATGTCACGGTGAACAAGCCGCACGGCGAGCGGCCCCATCTGATCAACGCGACCACCAAGCTGCCCCCGGTGCCGGACACCGAGCCGCCCGCCGGCTCCAAGCAGCGGCTCACCGAGCTGGGTCCGGAGGGTTTCGCGCGGTGGCTGCGCGAGTCGCCCACCATCGGTGTCACCGACACCACCTTCCGGGACGCGCATCAGTCGCTGCTGGCCACCCGGGTCCGCACCAGGGATCTGCTGGCCGTGGCCCCGGTGGTGGCGCGGAGCGTGCCGCAGCTGCTCTCGCTGGAGTGCTGGGGCGGGGCCACCTACGACGTGGCGCTGCGCTTCCTCGCCGAGGACCCGTGGGAGCGGCTGGCCAAGCTGCGCGAGGCGGTGCCCAACATCTGTCTGCAGATGCTGCTGCGCGGCCGTAACACCGTGGGCTACACGCCGTATCCGACCGAGGTGACCACCGCCTTCGTACGGGAGGCCACGGCCACCGGGATCGACATCTTCCGGATCTTCGACGCGCTGAACGACATCGGGCAGATGCGGCCCGCGATCGACGCGGTACGGGAGACGGGGTCGGCGATCGCCGAGGTGGCGCTCTGCTACACCTCCGATCTGTCCGATCCCTCGGAGCGGCTCTACACCCTCGACTACTATCTGCGGCTCGCCGAGCAGATCGTGGACGCGGGCGCGCATGTGCTGGCCATCAAGGACATGGCGGGGCTGCTGCGCGCCCCGGCCGCGGCCACGCTGGTCTCCGCGCTGCGCAGGGAGTTCGACCTGCCGGTGCACATCCACACCCATGACACCGCCGGTGGTCAGCTCGCCACCTATCTCGCGGCGATCCAGGCCGGTGCGGACGCGGTGGACGGCGCGGTGGCCTCTATGGCGGGCACCACCTCGCAGCCGTCGCTGTCGGCGATCGTGGCCGCCACCGACCACTCCGACCGGCCGACCGGGCTCGACCTCGAGGCGATCGGCGGCCTGGAGCCGTACTGGGAGGCCGTGCGCAAGATCTACGCACCGTTCGAGGCCGGCCTCGCCTCGCCGACCGGGCGGGTGTACCACCATGAGATCCCCGGTGGTCAGCTGTCCAATCTGCGCACCCAGGCCATCGCGCTCGGCCTCGGCGACCGCTTCGAGGACATCGAGGCGATGTACACCGCCGCGGACCGGATGCTGGGCCATCTGGTGAAGGTCACCCCGTCGTCGAAGGTGGTCGGCGATCTCGCGCTGCACCTGGTGGGGGCGGGGGTGTCGCCGGAGGACTTCGAGGCGGATCCGGGCCGGTACGACATCCCGGACTCGGTCATCGGGTTCCTCCGCGGCGAGCTGGGCAATCCGCCGGGCGGCTGGCCCGAGCCGTTCCGCAGCAAGGCGCTGGAGGGCCGCGCCGCTGCCAAGCCGACGGCCGCGGAGCTGTCCACGGAGGACCGGGAGGAGCTGGAGAAGGATCCGCGGGCGACGCTGAACCGGCTGCTGTTCCCCGGCCCGACCAAGGAGTTCGAGGCGCATCGGCAGGCCCACGGCGACACCAGCGTGCTGGACAGCAAGGACTTCTTCTACGGGCTGCGCCCGCGGCATGAGTACACGGTGGACCTCGAGCCCGGGGTCCGGCTGCTGATCGAGCTGGAGGCCATCGGCGACGCCGACGAGCGCGGTATGCGCACGGTGATGGCCTCGCTGAACGGGCAGTTGCGCCCGGTCCAGGTGCGGGACGACTCGGCGGCCTCCGACGTGCCGGCCACCGAGAAGGCCGACCGGAGCAACCCCGGCCATGTGGCGGCGCCCTTCGCGGGTGTGGTGACGCTGGCGGTGGCCGAGGGCGACCAGGTGGAGGCCGGTGCCACCGTGGCGACGATCGAGGCGATGAAGATGGAGGCCACCATCGCGGCCCCGAAGAGCGGGACCGTGTCGCGCATCGCCATCAGCGCGATCCAGCAGGTGGAAGGCGGCGATCTGCTGGTCGCGCTGAGCTGA
- a CDS encoding TetR/AcrR family transcriptional regulator: MAEREQDSGLRSRLVDVGVGLVEAEGAQALSLREIARRAGVSHGAPRRYFPTHLALLSAIARRGFESLANQAGVAIAAHEGDPRGQLTALARSCLDFALTNRGMFELMFRHDLLESNQLGLRETSLPLFATLVDLVARVRPESGAEPRIVAGALWANLHGIAQLWGWGSLQLAVGVDDVEPLLRAALDAHLGPEAR, translated from the coding sequence ATGGCTGAGCGTGAGCAGGACTCGGGTCTCCGGTCCCGATTGGTGGACGTCGGAGTGGGGCTGGTGGAGGCGGAGGGGGCGCAGGCCCTTTCGCTGCGGGAGATCGCCCGTCGGGCCGGGGTGTCCCACGGGGCGCCCCGGCGCTACTTCCCGACGCATCTGGCCCTGCTGTCCGCCATCGCGCGACGCGGCTTCGAGAGTCTGGCCAACCAGGCCGGTGTGGCCATCGCCGCTCATGAGGGCGATCCACGCGGGCAGTTGACGGCTCTGGCGCGGAGCTGTCTGGACTTCGCGCTGACCAACCGCGGCATGTTCGAGCTGATGTTCCGCCACGATCTCCTGGAGAGCAACCAGCTCGGCCTGCGGGAGACGAGCCTGCCGCTCTTCGCCACCCTCGTCGACTTGGTGGCCAGAGTGCGGCCGGAATCCGGTGCGGAGCCACGGATCGTCGCGGGCGCGCTGTGGGCGAATCTGCACGGCATCGCCCAACTGTGGGGCTGGGGCAGCCTTCAGCTCGCGGTGGGAGTGGACGACGTCGAGCCACTGCTGCGCGCCGCGCTCGACGCGCACCTCGGCCCGGAGGCCCGATGA
- a CDS encoding DUF3662 domain-containing protein yields MQTLNRWERAIERWEESLLAKVVRSEPVELLGALKRECDSHAVVCGPTRVVVPNVYDVELADTVHEELTRRGCQVGQELTDQLVRHAEDKGYEWAGPLTVHVSRSGRVPNGRYRVAGRPMAHIRADTFADAPA; encoded by the coding sequence ATGCAGACGCTGAACCGATGGGAACGGGCGATAGAGCGCTGGGAGGAATCGCTGCTGGCCAAGGTGGTCCGCAGCGAGCCCGTCGAACTCCTCGGCGCGCTCAAACGTGAATGCGACAGCCACGCCGTGGTGTGCGGACCGACCCGGGTGGTGGTGCCCAACGTCTACGACGTCGAGCTGGCCGACACGGTCCACGAGGAGCTCACCCGGCGTGGCTGTCAGGTGGGACAGGAGCTGACGGACCAGCTGGTGCGTCATGCGGAGGACAAGGGCTATGAGTGGGCCGGCCCGCTCACCGTGCATGTGTCCCGGTCCGGCCGGGTGCCCAATGGCAGGTACCGGGTGGCGGGCCGGCCCATGGCCCATATCCGCGCGGACACGTTCGCCGACGCGCCGGCCTAG
- a CDS encoding TetR/AcrR family transcriptional regulator C-terminal domain-containing protein — protein MANEAGVAKPTVYNHLTDKETLFRHAMEAAADAVMAENLAVVERLREPGDDLRAALEDMAYRMLQVCCGERSRALRRLTYAQAADFPDLIEIVRGRTAIRLGEALADRLARLSLAGRLRRGDPARAAEQLLALLTGPMEVRSRLGTRKVSAAETRTVARSAVDTFLRAYEAAATEHP, from the coding sequence ATCGCGAATGAGGCGGGTGTCGCCAAGCCCACGGTGTACAACCACCTCACCGACAAGGAAACCCTGTTCCGCCACGCCATGGAGGCCGCGGCCGACGCGGTGATGGCGGAGAACCTCGCCGTCGTCGAGCGGTTGCGCGAGCCCGGGGACGATCTGCGCGCCGCCCTGGAGGACATGGCGTACCGGATGCTCCAGGTGTGCTGCGGTGAACGGTCCCGTGCCCTGCGGCGGCTCACCTACGCCCAGGCGGCCGACTTCCCCGATCTGATCGAGATCGTCCGGGGACGTACGGCCATCCGGCTCGGTGAGGCGCTGGCGGACCGGCTGGCGCGGCTGTCGCTGGCCGGGCGGCTGCGGCGGGGCGATCCGGCGCGGGCCGCGGAGCAGTTGCTCGCGCTGCTCACCGGCCCCATGGAGGTGCGGTCCCGGCTGGGCACCCGCAAGGTCTCCGCCGCCGAGACGCGCACGGTCGCCCGGTCCGCGGTGGACACCTTTCTGCGGGCATACGAAGCCGCCGCCACCGAGCACCCCTGA
- a CDS encoding MFS transporter, protein MSTPRVRRLTLAGSVTGAVIVALDGTVLTVAQPPLQRDLHATFAQVQWTSTGYLIAVASLLVFAGRLGDRYGHRRVFAIGMLGFGAASAGIGLAGGIGWVIGLRVAQGVFGALLQPATLGMLRAAYPPDRLGGPLAVRTGAIGLVAAAGPLVGGALTTHLGWRAVFFLNVAPALAMGLTALAVRAPMAPRGTARPRLDLPGAALLAMALAGLVHTLVGVPGTGWTAATALGPTAAVAAGGVLLWHERRTEHPLVPPGLLRSATAGPALGVLVSASAALFGALFLGTYYLQDVLALDPLASGLRALPLAVMMVLGAPVAALLMRRQGPRRTTVAGMVLVAAGVSLMSRLGRASGAEAIGGCFLVLGAGFATVMVTATTVVVRDASVDTAGVAGGLQQTAMNIGPALGVAAATTLMSVAGPGAATGRPPGDGPGWATDVFLSAMGPALTVLAAVAAAGALLATRLPGRAAARPPGGQPVGTSRMRRVSPSPRCTTTSPTRKPCSATPWRPRPTR, encoded by the coding sequence ATGAGTACCCCGCGCGTACGACGCCTCACCCTGGCCGGCAGCGTCACCGGGGCTGTGATCGTCGCCCTCGACGGCACCGTGCTGACCGTCGCCCAGCCCCCTCTGCAGCGGGATCTGCATGCCACGTTCGCCCAGGTCCAGTGGACCAGTACCGGATATCTGATCGCCGTGGCGAGTCTGCTGGTGTTCGCGGGCCGCCTCGGTGACCGCTACGGCCATCGGCGTGTCTTCGCCATCGGCATGCTGGGCTTCGGCGCCGCCTCGGCGGGCATCGGGCTCGCGGGCGGCATCGGCTGGGTGATCGGGCTGCGGGTCGCCCAGGGGGTCTTCGGGGCGCTGCTGCAACCCGCCACCCTCGGGATGCTGCGCGCCGCGTATCCGCCCGATCGGCTCGGCGGGCCCCTCGCGGTGCGCACCGGCGCCATCGGGCTGGTGGCCGCGGCAGGTCCGCTGGTCGGCGGGGCGCTGACCACCCACCTGGGGTGGCGGGCGGTGTTCTTCCTCAATGTCGCGCCCGCCCTGGCCATGGGCCTGACGGCACTCGCCGTCCGGGCCCCGATGGCGCCCCGTGGGACCGCCCGGCCGCGGCTCGATCTGCCCGGTGCCGCTCTGCTCGCGATGGCGCTGGCCGGGCTGGTGCACACGCTCGTCGGCGTCCCCGGAACCGGCTGGACGGCGGCGACCGCGCTCGGGCCGACGGCCGCCGTGGCGGCCGGAGGCGTCTTGTTATGGCATGAGCGTCGTACGGAACATCCGCTGGTGCCGCCGGGTCTGCTGCGGTCGGCCACCGCCGGCCCGGCGCTCGGCGTGCTGGTGTCCGCGTCGGCCGCGCTGTTCGGGGCGCTTTTCCTCGGCACCTACTATCTGCAGGACGTGCTCGCGCTGGATCCGCTCGCCAGCGGGCTGAGGGCGCTCCCGCTGGCGGTGATGATGGTGCTGGGCGCACCGGTGGCGGCGCTGCTGATGCGCCGTCAGGGGCCCCGCCGGACGACGGTCGCGGGGATGGTTCTGGTGGCGGCCGGTGTGTCGCTGATGTCCCGTCTCGGCCGGGCCTCGGGCGCCGAGGCGATCGGCGGATGCTTTCTCGTGCTGGGCGCGGGTTTCGCCACCGTGATGGTCACCGCGACCACCGTCGTGGTGCGCGACGCGTCCGTGGACACCGCCGGGGTGGCGGGCGGGCTCCAGCAGACCGCCATGAACATCGGCCCCGCACTGGGGGTCGCGGCCGCGACCACGCTGATGAGCGTGGCCGGGCCGGGCGCCGCCACCGGACGGCCGCCCGGCGACGGGCCGGGCTGGGCGACCGACGTCTTCCTCTCGGCGATGGGGCCGGCGCTGACGGTTCTCGCGGCCGTGGCCGCGGCCGGTGCGCTGCTGGCCACCAGGCTGCCGGGCCGTGCGGCGGCGCGGCCACCCGGGGGTCAGCCGGTGGGGACATCGCGAATGAGGCGGGTGTCGCCAAGCCCACGGTGTACAACCACCTCACCGACAAGGAAACCCTGTTCCGCCACGCCATGGAGGCCGCGGCCGACGCGGTGA